From the Terriglobales bacterium genome, the window GGGGCCGTGATTTAGTCATGGCCACGGACGAGCAGTCCGCGAATCTGACTCCGTTTGAGCGGTGAACAACCAACTTTCACCGGAAGACATCAGAGTTAATATGCGGCATGATGTATAGGGCTCCAGCCGCCGATCGTTGCGATTGAGTAAAAACGCTCTGCCAACCAGCAGGGCATTTTTATTCTTTGGGCGCAAAATCAGCGGGTGGCACGGCCTCCACAAGAGGCTCTAGGCTTCGGTCTCTTCGTAATCGGAGAGGGAAAGGTTCAGGTTGCCGGCATTTGTTGCGTAGCCGATGGCCGCGGCCTTGGTGATGATGCCGTCGCGGACCATCTTCTCCAGCACGCCGTCGAAGTGCTGCATGCCTTCGAGTTCGCCGTCTTTCATTGCGTCGTGTAGCGACTGCCCATCCTTCTCGCCATTCTGAACGTAATCACGCGTACGCATGGTGGACTTGAGAATCTCGATAGCGGCAATGCGTCCATGGCCGTCTTTGCGTGCCAGCAGGCGTTGAGAAACGATGTAGCGGAACGATTGCGCCAGTCGGTTACGGATGGCGGTCTGCTCACTTACCGGAAACTCTCCAATAATGCGCTCCACGGTCTTCGGAGCGTCGATCGTGTGCAAGGTCGAAAACACCAGGTGACCGGTTTCGGACGCTGTCATGGCGATCTCGATGGTTTCGCGGTCGCGCATCTCGCCAACGAGAATCACCTTTGGAGCCTGGCGCAGGGCTGCCCGCAAGGCTAGCGCAAATGTAGGCGTATCGCTGTGCAACTCGCGCTGATGAATCGTCGACTTGCCATGCGGGTGCATGAACTCAATCGGATCTTCGATGGTGACGATGTGATACGCCTTGGTCTCATTGATGAGGCGAATGATGGCTGCGAGTGTGGAAGACTTTCCCGAACCTGTAGGACCAGTCACCAGGACGATTCCGTTCTTAAGCGCCGCAACGTCCTTCAGTTGCGGCGGCAGCTTAAGGTCTTCGAAAGACGGAATCACCATCGGAATCGTGCGCATGACAACCGCGTACGTTCCCCGCTGACGAAAAACGTTGACGCGAAATCGTGCCAAATCGGGAATGCTGTATGAGGTATCGCAAGCCCCGTCGTTTCTTAGAAAGTCTGCGGCACGCTTGTTCGTTCCAATGAGGTCAGCGGCCAGTCTCGCAGTATCTTGCGCCGAGAGGACGGGAAGTCCGGGCACGACCACCAACTGTCCACCCAATTCAACTTGCGGAGGACGATGCGGCGAGATGATCAAGTCGCTGACTTTGGCATTGAACTTCACCATTGCCGTAATCAATGCGGGAGTGGGGATCGCAGCAGCGGGCTGAGGAGCGGTTGGGGCAGTCGTCGGCGTAGTCGCCATTCAAATGTACCTTCTTGGGAGCTTTAAGTTTGTCCGGACTACTTCTTGACTATCGCGTTGTATCCATCGCCTGCGAGCTTGCTCTTGATTGCTTCAGCGTCCTTCAATTCCGCGAATGGTCCAACCTGTACGTGGTAAAGGTTGTCGACATTCGTTCCCGGAGCAACGAACACGGGATAGTTCTTTCTGCGCAGAGCCGCGACTAGGACGTCCGCGTCTTCTTGCTTAGTGACCGCTGCAACTTGCACCGTGATATTGCCACTAGGAGCCGACTCCGACTCGGGGGTGGTCGGTGGTTTCGTGTTAGCTGCTGTAGGCGACGACACCGTCGGTCCTGACTGAGTATTGGCCGATGAGGTCTCATCATTAGCTACTGGCGACTGCACTGGAGGCGCCTGCTCCGCCTGCGAACTTGCGCTGACGTCGGGAGTAGAGGCGGCTACCACTCGCGGAGAGCTCACCGTAACACCCGCGCCAGTCTTGGCGCCGGACGGATTCGCAGCCGTGGCAGTTCCGTTCTGGAGCGCCATGGGACCCGAGTTTCGGCCCAGCGCGTAACCCAGGCCAAAAAAAGTTCCGCAAATTGCCACGAGAACGAAGAAAATGGCCAGCAATTTTCCCGTTCCCAATATGATTTCTGTATCCTGCTGTTCCGACATCCAATCCTCTACGATTGCGCAGACTTAACAGTTTGCGCGTGCGCTTCCAAAATCTTGTTCAGGCTGCTCATCAGCTCAATCGGCAGTGGGAACACGATGGTCGTGTTCTTCTCAACGCCGATCTCAGTCAAAGTCTGCAGATAGCGAAGTTGCAGCGTCATCGGCTGAGTTGACAAAACCTGTGCGGCGTCCGCGAGCCGCTGCGCGGCTGAGAACTCGCCTTCGGCGTGAATGATCTTCGACCGCTTTTCGCGCTCAGCCTCGGCTTGCTTAGCCATGGCGCGAAGCATGCTCTCAGGCAGATCGACTTGCTTGACCTCTACGTTGACGACTTTCACACCCCAGGGCGCCGTGTGCTGATCGAGAATCGTCTGAATTCGCAGATTTAGCTTCTCGCGATGCGATAGGAGTTCATCAAGTTCGACTTCGCCGAGGACCGACCGCAGAGTCGTCTGCGCGAATTGGGAGGTCTGATAGACGTAATTCGAGACCTCAACCACCGCCTTATTCGGATCGATCACGCGCAGAAAGATGACCGCGTTTACTTTCAGCGTGACGTTGTCACGAGTAATGATGTCCTGGGGTGGAACCTCGAGGGCTTCCTGTCGAAGTGAGACGCGCACGATGCGATCAATCGGAGCGAAGACCAGGATCACGCCCGGACCCTTGGCAGTGCTCAGCAGGCGTCCGAGACGGAAGATAACTCCGCGTTCGTACTCCGCCAGAATCTTGATCGAACTAATCACGTAGAGCCCAACGATGATTGCGATTGCCGGAATTAGGTAGTCCAATTTCCTATCCTTTTCTTCTTCTTGCGCGAAGATACCTTGGGCAACTGGAGCGGATTTTAACCCAGGAGTTGTGTCGCCCGACTCAAGCATAAGCCTGAGTGGAAGTTACGAGAGTGTGCTATTTCAGAGTGGAACCAGCGGGTACACCCACTGAGACAGGTTCTACGGTAAGGACGAGGTCATGGATGCCGGTTACGCGGACCGGTTGGCCTGGCTCCGCGCCGGAAGGACAATAAGCGTTCCAGATCTCGCCATGCACGAACACCTTTCCCTCTGGCCGAAGGGGCGTTTGTGCCGTCCCCAGTTCTCCCATCAGGCCTTTTTCGCCGGTAACGACCTTGCCCCGGCGGGCTCGCACCGCGATATTCACCAGGAAGATCGTGAGCAGCCCAAAAGTGATGCTGACCGCAAACGCGGTAATTGGCTGGATTCGCATCTGTGGGATGGGTCCATCTACTAGCAACAGAGCGCCAAGGATCATCACTGCAATGCCGCCTACCCCGAGCGCGCCGTGCGTGGAAAACTTTGCCTCCAAAGCGAACAGGATGAACGAAGTCAGGATGAGCGCCACGCCTGCAAAGCGGATGGGCAGCAGATTGAGCGCGAAAACCGCCAGGACGACGAAGATGATCCCCACCACCCCAGGAACGATCGCGCCCGGATGATTGAACTCGGCATAGATTGCAGCCAGGCCAATCATCAGGATGAGAAAGGCAATATTCGGATCCATCAGGAACGAGAGGATCTGTTCCTTTACCGACATGTGGTAGTCCGTGATTTGTGCTCCCGTAGTGTGCAGAACTTGTGTTCGCCCGTCAAAACGAGTCACCGTCCTACCGTCGGTTTGCTTGAGAAGATCGGAAGAATCCTTCGCCACATAGTCGATCAGGTGCTGTTGCAGCGCTTCCTGGTCGGTGAATGATTTCGATTGCCGGACTGCACTCTCAGCAACCTCAACGTTGCGACCGCGCTTGGCTACGTAAGAGCGGATGAAAGCGGCAGAATCGTTTTCCAGCTTCTCCTTCATCACGGGATCCATGGTGACACCCATCAACACGGGATGGGCGGCTCCCGTGTTGGTACCGGGAGCCATCGCAGCAACGTCAGCGGCTTCCAGAATGTAGAAGCCTGCAGAGGCCGATCTGCTTCCGGTCGGGTAAACATACACAATCACAGGAACCGGCGACGCGAGCATTTTGGCGATAATGTCGCGCGTAGAATCGCTGAGTCCACCAGGAGTTCGGATTTCGATCAGCAAAGCCTGCGCATGCTGGTCGTCGGCTCGGGCCAGGCCTCGTTCGATGTATTCGGCCGAAACTGGATTGATGGTTCCGTCGATGACTACTCGGACTACGTCGGCGTGCGCCGATACAGAGGCGAGCACGAGGAGTAAAAGCGACAATCGCCACGAGCGGATTCTGCGCGTCATTGCTTGGCCCTCGGCGGGGTGTCGAGCCGGGAGGTAACTTGTTGTCTCAGTTGCAGGGCGGAACTGTTGGCTGGCTCGAGGCGAAGTGCCTGTGCCAGGTCCTGATTAGCGGCGTCCAGCTTGTTCTCTTTAAGATGTAGCTGGGCGAGAGCAACATAGGCATCCGGAGTTGGCCGGTCATGCAGCGATCGTTCCAATTCGGAACGAGCGCCTGCCAAGTCGTTCAGCGCGATTTGCGCATTCGCCAATCCCAAGCGCGCGTCGGAATTCTGCGGATCGAGGGCGAGCGCTCTGCGGAAGTGGTCGCGGGCTTCCTCGTAGAAGCCTTGCGACAAGCGCTGCCTTCCCTGATCTACATGCATGGCCGCATGCTTCTTTGGATCGGAGTTTGCCATCTGCGCTTCTTCCGCATTCTCCATGACAAAAGCAAGCTGCCTGAACGACGCCTCGTCATAGTTGCGCTTGATTCGTTCAAGCGGCGGGCGACTCGAAGACGCACTCGATATCGTTAGCGTTTGCAGGTAATTCCTGGCTTCGGTGTCTGAGGGCCGAAGGCTCAGCGTCTCCTTCAATTCGCGGACTGCTGCTTGCTTATCGCCGATTCGGGCAAGCGATAGGGCAAGGTTAAAGTGATAGTCCGGTTCCGTCGGATCCGCTGCCACTGCTTTTTTCAGATAGTCCAGCGAGCCGTACTTGTTTCGTCTAGCTTCAGCCACACCTAGGTTGTTGTAAACCTCAGTGAGTGGAAATCTGTCGGCCACAACTTTGAAGGCCTCCGCGGCGCGATCTACGTTGCCGCTGTAGTACGCGGCCAATCCCAGAAAGAAGTTCGCCTCCGCGGCATGTTTATCCGACTGCGGAATTTTTGCTAGCCAAACGACGGCAGAGGAGTAATCACGCTGGTCGAAGTAGGTTTTTCCTAACGCGAGAATGGCTACGCTGTAGTTTGGATTCAGGCGCACTGCTTCTTTCAGACGCCGGATCTTCTCGGTGTTGCTCGTGGCCACAACTCCACGTACGTAGTTCTCGAGCGCATCCAAACGGATATCCTTTGTGTCCGCGATGAAGTCCTGCTTGGTGGCTGCAAGTTCCGTCTGGATGACATGCATCAGGTCCCATGCAGTCGCGGCCTGAATGTCGATCAACTGCAGCAACGATCCCGATTCGACGACGAATGGCGACAAGTGCAGCCGGCGCATATCCAGCAACTGAGCTTTCGACGAGAAAGAATTGCCATCGTAGTTGTAGTTGCCCAGCACGACATAGTCGACGCCCATCTGCTCAGCGATTCTCAGCAACGTGGCGCGAGATAGTTGTGTGCTAGCGGGGATTCCGACTCTATCGAACGCGTAGAGGCGATCTTCCCGGCTGATCACAAAGATGGACGGAGACTGCATGCGCTGTCCCAGCACTTCAGAAAAGGCTTCGCCGATCCACTCCAGTCCGGGCGCCTTCGAATCATTGTGAAATGGCAGGATGAGCACTGTCCGGTTGCTCGTGGCCGCGAAGTCCGGAGTCTCCTTCGGCGCATTTGACGATTGCATAGACTGGGCAGTGGCGGAGCACAAAACCGCAGAAAATAAGGCTAAAACGAAGATAACGCGGAGCCGACTCAAGATGCTTGAATTATAGCTCCCCGAACTCGGACGCTCTCCCTTGGGCGTCGCTGAATGCTGGAGCGGGAGACGGGGATCGAACCCGTGACATCCAGCTTGGGAAGCTGGCGTTCTACCGCTGAACTACTCCCGCTCGCTTATCGACTCAGGCGAGTCTATCACCGCGAAAACAAGCTCGCAATTGAGTGACTCCAAGCATCTCCGGTGCCGCTCCGATCCGACAACAAACAGCGGTCGAGTCGAAAAATAGAAAGTATCAACCTGTCGTAGTGAGACTGGCGTTGCGACAATTTGGCCCAAAGACGCACTCGGCGCCCAATTATAAATGTAATTAAATCAGACATTTAGCCATCAACGTTAGTGGCATCGTTCGTGCTTTGACCATTCTGGCCATATTGTCGCGCTTGAGCAGCAACTCGCTGTGACAGTGGACAGAGCTTGCGGTTCATGCCCAACAATGATTCCCAATTTAGGACCATCACGCGCGCAGGCGCGATGTTGTCGGTCCTTCTGGGCGCCATAGTTTTGTCTGGCTGGCTCTTCGAGATAGCCTTCCTGAAGAGCATTGTTCCTGGACACATCTGCATGAAGGCGAACACCGCGATTGGCTTTGTTTGCGGTGGACTCGCGCTCCTCTTTTTGGTTCGGTCCGATTCTTTCAAGAAGCTCCGCTATCCCGCCGCTTTGCTTTCATTGACCACGCTGATGATCGGCCTGTTCACACTGGCTGAATACCTGCTTCACCGCGATCTGAAGCTCGACGAATTGTTCTTTCTCGATCGCACTGAACTCATCTATCCGGGGCGAATTGCTTACATTACGGCGATTAATTTCTGCGCCACAGGCATTGCGCTGCTCCTGCTCAACCGAAGCAGGCGGGCACTCAAAGCGGCGCAACTGCTGGCGAGTTTCGTTGGGCTGAGCGCGCTTCTAACGATTATTGGATATCTGTATCGAGTTCCGTTGCTGTACGGTTCGTCTCGATATGCCTCGATGGGACTGCATACAGGCCTCGGCTTTCTAGTTCTGGCGATTTCGATTCTGGCCTACAGTCCTTATCAAGGTTTCATGGCGGTGCTGACCACCGCGCGTCCTTCTGGATGGCTAGCGCGCAAGCTGCTCGCTGCCGCTATAGTTTTCCCCTTCGTGCTGGGACTCCTCGCGATTCGCACTTCCACGATGGTTGGTGACGTACGATTCATTGTTGCCGCCCTCGTTATCGCGCAGATCCTCCTCTTCGCCGGGTTGATATGGATCTCTGCATCACGGCTCGACCGGTCAGAGGCAGAAGAAGAAGTCGCGAAGGGCGCGTTAGCAGCATCGGAACGAATGCTGCAGCAGTCGCAAAAAATGGAGGCGATCGGGCTGCTTGCCGGCGGGGTGGCCCACGACTTCAACAACCTGCTCAACGTGATTCTCGGTTACAGCGAGCTGCTCCTCACGGACCCCGATACTTCAGAAATGCAGCGCAGAAAGATCGAAAAAATAAGGAAAGCGGGCGACACTGCAAGCGGACTCACGCGACAACTGCTGGCCTTTGGCCGAAAGCAGGTTTTGCAGCCCAAGGCACTCGACCTCAACGAGATCATCGGCAATCCGGATGGATTCCTGCACCGTCTCGTCAAGGACGACATTTCCTTGTCGACCTCGTTGTATCCAGGTCTGTTGGCCATCATGGCTGACCCTGTTCAGGTCGAGCAGATATTGCTAAACCTGGTAATCAACGCGTGCGATGCCATGCCGAACGGCGGCAAGCTTCACATTGAAACCGAAAACGTGGTTGTCGAGGAGCCATCGGCTCCTAAATTGGGCGTGACGCCCGGGCCGTTTGTCCGTCTCACCATCACCGACACCGGAACGGGTATGGACGATGAAACTCGAGGTCACCTCTTTGAGCCGTTTTATACCACCAAGGCTGTGGGCAAAGGCTCCGGATTGGGCTTGGCAACGGTATACGGCATCATCAAGCAAAGCGGCGGATACATCGAAGTGGATAGCAAGGTCGGCCGCGGAACCAGCTTTCAGATCTATCTGCCTGCTACTCGATTGGCCGCCTCTCGAGAATTGCCGGCCCCAAACCTCGCACAGAGCCGTGGTGGTGCGACGATTCTTGTAGTCGAGGACTCCGAGCCACTGAGAGATCTAATCTTCGAGACCTTGGAAACGATGGGATACACCGCCCTGATGGCCCCAGACGGTCATCAGGCAATGCGCATTTGCACTCAATTCAGCGGCACCATTGACCTCCTTCTGACCGACGTCATGATGCCCAAAATGAAGGGGCCAGAGGTGATGCGGCGGGTAAAGCAGATGCGGCCCGACATCGGTGTGCTCTTTATGTCCGGCTATACCAACGACGTAACGCTGCGCCACGGCGTCTCCAATGCTGACGTTTCGTTCATCCAAAAGCCATTTAGTTCCACCGAGTTAACTCACAAACTTCGCGAAGCGCTCGCACGCGCACAGGACCGCAGTACGCTCCGTCAACGTCTAGGATTGGAGATGGAGCGACGTGCGGCTTCGTTGCGAGCTGAGAAGACTTAAGCCTTTCCTCAAATCGGCCTCAACGTACGGAGTACATTGTCCTATCGGACAATGGGCATGGTGTCCTTAGGTAACCGTGCCGAATTGGGAAATTAACCCCTGCGGCCTCGTGGATAGTGCATCCTATCTAGTGAAAGCACTCCCACCATCATGCCTGGCGCCCGAATTCTGTGCGTAGATGATGATCCACGTATCAACGAACTCAATGAGATCGTTCTCGCCCGGGCGGGATATGAAGTGGCAACCGCCGAATCTCCCACGGATGCCCTTAACCGCCTGAAAACAGAGACTTTCGATCTCGTAATCACCGACCTCTTCCCGCAGTCTCCCAGAGATTCCGCCTTTGTGGCGAACCTTCGCTGCCTTGATCCTGAGATGCCGGTGATTCTGGTCACAGGCAACCACAACCCTCCACCGGAAATACTCAGACAAGCGGACGCATTTGTTGTAAAAGCCTATTCGCTAAACGCCCTCACTGATTCAGTCCGTGAGGTGCTCATACGGAGCAAATTGAGGCGCATTGGGTAGGAGGGACGCTAGTCCCTTTCAGCAAAGTCCTTCAATTCGGGATAATGATCTACGAGCGTGCCCGGCGCCTTTACTTTCTTTCGGCTGAGCATGCCTTTCAATTCGAGGGCGTTCACAGCCGCTTTTCCCTTGTAGTGATTGTTGGTAATGGCAAAGGTTTTCTCCGCCTTTTCCCCAAGGCGTTCGATCTTCTGTTTCCAGGGCTCTAGCTGCTGAGGCGTGTACAGGTAGTTATAACGATCGTTGCGATTGTCCGATTGAAACCACTCCTTGTAGTTCCGTCCGTGCAGTCGAACGTAAGCGATAGGAGCGGTTG encodes:
- a CDS encoding ATP-binding protein; translation: MPNNDSQFRTITRAGAMLSVLLGAIVLSGWLFEIAFLKSIVPGHICMKANTAIGFVCGGLALLFLVRSDSFKKLRYPAALLSLTTLMIGLFTLAEYLLHRDLKLDELFFLDRTELIYPGRIAYITAINFCATGIALLLLNRSRRALKAAQLLASFVGLSALLTIIGYLYRVPLLYGSSRYASMGLHTGLGFLVLAISILAYSPYQGFMAVLTTARPSGWLARKLLAAAIVFPFVLGLLAIRTSTMVGDVRFIVAALVIAQILLFAGLIWISASRLDRSEAEEEVAKGALAASERMLQQSQKMEAIGLLAGGVAHDFNNLLNVILGYSELLLTDPDTSEMQRRKIEKIRKAGDTASGLTRQLLAFGRKQVLQPKALDLNEIIGNPDGFLHRLVKDDISLSTSLYPGLLAIMADPVQVEQILLNLVINACDAMPNGGKLHIETENVVVEEPSAPKLGVTPGPFVRLTITDTGTGMDDETRGHLFEPFYTTKAVGKGSGLGLATVYGIIKQSGGYIEVDSKVGRGTSFQIYLPATRLAASRELPAPNLAQSRGGATILVVEDSEPLRDLIFETLETMGYTALMAPDGHQAMRICTQFSGTIDLLLTDVMMPKMKGPEVMRRVKQMRPDIGVLFMSGYTNDVTLRHGVSNADVSFIQKPFSSTELTHKLREALARAQDRSTLRQRLGLEMERRAASLRAEKT
- a CDS encoding PilT/PilU family type 4a pilus ATPase — translated: MATTPTTAPTAPQPAAAIPTPALITAMVKFNAKVSDLIISPHRPPQVELGGQLVVVPGLPVLSAQDTARLAADLIGTNKRAADFLRNDGACDTSYSIPDLARFRVNVFRQRGTYAVVMRTIPMVIPSFEDLKLPPQLKDVAALKNGIVLVTGPTGSGKSSTLAAIIRLINETKAYHIVTIEDPIEFMHPHGKSTIHQRELHSDTPTFALALRAALRQAPKVILVGEMRDRETIEIAMTASETGHLVFSTLHTIDAPKTVERIIGEFPVSEQTAIRNRLAQSFRYIVSQRLLARKDGHGRIAAIEILKSTMRTRDYVQNGEKDGQSLHDAMKDGELEGMQHFDGVLEKMVRDGIITKAAAIGYATNAGNLNLSLSDYEETEA
- a CDS encoding nodulation protein NfeD is translated as MTRRIRSWRLSLLLLVLASVSAHADVVRVVIDGTINPVSAEYIERGLARADDQHAQALLIEIRTPGGLSDSTRDIIAKMLASPVPVIVYVYPTGSRSASAGFYILEAADVAAMAPGTNTGAAHPVLMGVTMDPVMKEKLENDSAAFIRSYVAKRGRNVEVAESAVRQSKSFTDQEALQQHLIDYVAKDSSDLLKQTDGRTVTRFDGRTQVLHTTGAQITDYHMSVKEQILSFLMDPNIAFLILMIGLAAIYAEFNHPGAIVPGVVGIIFVVLAVFALNLLPIRFAGVALILTSFILFALEAKFSTHGALGVGGIAVMILGALLLVDGPIPQMRIQPITAFAVSITFGLLTIFLVNIAVRARRGKVVTGEKGLMGELGTAQTPLRPEGKVFVHGEIWNAYCPSGAEPGQPVRVTGIHDLVLTVEPVSVGVPAGSTLK
- a CDS encoding slipin family protein, whose product is MDYLIPAIAIIVGLYVISSIKILAEYERGVIFRLGRLLSTAKGPGVILVFAPIDRIVRVSLRQEALEVPPQDIITRDNVTLKVNAVIFLRVIDPNKAVVEVSNYVYQTSQFAQTTLRSVLGEVELDELLSHREKLNLRIQTILDQHTAPWGVKVVNVEVKQVDLPESMLRAMAKQAEAEREKRSKIIHAEGEFSAAQRLADAAQVLSTQPMTLQLRYLQTLTEIGVEKNTTIVFPLPIELMSSLNKILEAHAQTVKSAQS
- a CDS encoding tetratricopeptide repeat protein, encoding MQSSNAPKETPDFAATSNRTVLILPFHNDSKAPGLEWIGEAFSEVLGQRMQSPSIFVISREDRLYAFDRVGIPASTQLSRATLLRIAEQMGVDYVVLGNYNYDGNSFSSKAQLLDMRRLHLSPFVVESGSLLQLIDIQAATAWDLMHVIQTELAATKQDFIADTKDIRLDALENYVRGVVATSNTEKIRRLKEAVRLNPNYSVAILALGKTYFDQRDYSSAVVWLAKIPQSDKHAAEANFFLGLAAYYSGNVDRAAEAFKVVADRFPLTEVYNNLGVAEARRNKYGSLDYLKKAVAADPTEPDYHFNLALSLARIGDKQAAVRELKETLSLRPSDTEARNYLQTLTISSASSSRPPLERIKRNYDEASFRQLAFVMENAEEAQMANSDPKKHAAMHVDQGRQRLSQGFYEEARDHFRRALALDPQNSDARLGLANAQIALNDLAGARSELERSLHDRPTPDAYVALAQLHLKENKLDAANQDLAQALRLEPANSSALQLRQQVTSRLDTPPRAKQ
- a CDS encoding response regulator, whose amino-acid sequence is MPGARILCVDDDPRINELNEIVLARAGYEVATAESPTDALNRLKTETFDLVITDLFPQSPRDSAFVANLRCLDPEMPVILVTGNHNPPPEILRQADAFVVKAYSLNALTDSVREVLIRSKLRRIG
- a CDS encoding SPOR domain-containing protein encodes the protein MSEQQDTEIILGTGKLLAIFFVLVAICGTFFGLGYALGRNSGPMALQNGTATAANPSGAKTGAGVTVSSPRVVAASTPDVSASSQAEQAPPVQSPVANDETSSANTQSGPTVSSPTAANTKPPTTPESESAPSGNITVQVAAVTKQEDADVLVAALRRKNYPVFVAPGTNVDNLYHVQVGPFAELKDAEAIKSKLAGDGYNAIVKK